A single region of the Verrucomicrobiia bacterium genome encodes:
- a CDS encoding autotransporter-associated beta strand repeat-containing protein, which yields MKKHIDPQARIPRAFLATAALLILTTRAFAVDFQWTGSAANGYWGDANNWSPLGVPNDGVNDTATLPRIGFTNIVLADANGMPASYVVTNLVINSTNEAVANVVTIPAGQSLQTTFFLLGPGDLEELATTHFRVSGEGELRITPSNQRSDEVVRIGRSSSGPGNIATLDLSGLNSFYVTNSGRFVIGDKSGDGMPGTIILATNSTISTTEFDLGFDPAGMETILLGVGTNRLQGTIRMAVGTAGMGTIKFQDGDTNGVAIFRNRAGTGKMDIQMQQSNSESTNDVTNLIDLRGHHADLNVRLFRQSALNTLGIHTGRKGVIDNRFYFDRGIFNMDSALLGWAGDNTNNVNLFSIGGGAVNVTAVNQFTSVAIGLSGIAPATLHIGGGSLTVLNGGIGKYTLVDTANVATLILNSTNSADPAVLDMNGNYIGTDTAPLDIVEFLAGTLKNLSQFNGGSNLVKSGPGVLTLSGTNAYTGGTVVESGTLVVDSDDALSDNTPSFALMGSVLDVSGLSGGTLVLGALMPQTLQGSGTILGSLDVRNGSTLSLGNPTGTLTVTNAVTLAGTTMVSLDRSATPNSGRLQAANITFGGEIIVTNAGAGLLAGQSFQLFSGPSTGTFASVSLPATDHNGANYTWTDKLAIDGTIQVLTSSVTGPNPDPTPTNITATVTGNSVTLAWPESHTGWLLQVQTNSLSIGISPDWHTIPGSENSNELIHNIDRSQGSVFFRLVYP from the coding sequence ATGAAAAAACATATTGATCCACAGGCAAGGATTCCCAGGGCGTTTCTCGCAACGGCTGCGCTCCTTATCCTAACCACGCGTGCGTTCGCGGTCGATTTCCAATGGACCGGCTCGGCGGCCAACGGGTATTGGGGCGACGCAAACAATTGGTCACCGCTGGGTGTTCCAAATGATGGGGTTAATGACACGGCCACACTTCCGAGAATTGGTTTCACCAATATCGTGCTTGCAGACGCTAACGGCATGCCGGCCTCGTATGTCGTTACTAATCTTGTAATCAACTCGACGAACGAAGCGGTTGCTAATGTTGTCACGATCCCGGCTGGCCAGTCCCTTCAAACCACTTTTTTTCTTCTAGGTCCCGGAGATCTCGAAGAACTGGCTACTACGCACTTCAGGGTGTCCGGCGAAGGAGAATTGAGAATCACGCCTTCAAATCAAAGAAGTGACGAGGTGGTTCGAATCGGAAGAAGTTCAAGTGGTCCGGGCAACATCGCAACTTTGGATCTTTCCGGTCTGAACAGCTTCTATGTGACCAACAGCGGACGTTTCGTCATCGGCGATAAAAGCGGGGACGGAATGCCGGGAACAATCATTCTAGCCACGAACAGCACGATTTCCACCACCGAGTTCGATCTCGGATTCGATCCCGCTGGGATGGAAACCATCCTGTTGGGTGTCGGCACCAACAGGCTTCAGGGGACGATCCGGATGGCGGTTGGAACGGCTGGCATGGGGACGATCAAGTTTCAGGACGGTGACACCAACGGTGTTGCCATTTTCCGCAACCGCGCTGGCACCGGAAAGATGGATATTCAAATGCAGCAGTCCAACAGTGAGTCGACGAATGACGTGACGAACTTGATTGATCTCAGAGGGCACCATGCAGACTTGAACGTCAGACTGTTCCGGCAATCAGCCCTCAATACACTTGGTATTCACACTGGACGAAAAGGAGTGATCGACAACCGTTTTTATTTCGATCGTGGGATATTCAACATGGATAGTGCCTTGTTGGGGTGGGCGGGTGATAACACCAATAACGTGAATCTTTTCAGCATAGGCGGCGGGGCGGTAAACGTCACGGCGGTGAATCAATTTACATCCGTGGCGATCGGCTTGTCGGGAATAGCGCCAGCCACGCTGCATATCGGCGGTGGCAGCCTCACTGTGTTGAACGGGGGGATAGGAAAGTATACGCTGGTCGATACTGCGAATGTCGCCACCTTGATTTTAAACAGTACCAACAGCGCCGATCCTGCCGTGCTTGATATGAACGGGAATTACATTGGGACGGACACCGCTCCGCTGGATATTGTGGAATTCCTGGCAGGGACGCTCAAGAACCTGTCGCAATTCAATGGAGGAAGCAATCTGGTGAAGAGCGGACCGGGGGTCCTGACCTTGTCGGGAACCAATGCATATACCGGCGGAACTGTGGTCGAAAGCGGGACCCTGGTCGTCGACAGCGACGATGCCTTAAGCGATAACACGCCGAGTTTCGCTCTGATGGGCAGCGTTCTCGACGTTTCCGGTCTATCTGGCGGAACTCTGGTGTTGGGTGCGCTGATGCCGCAAACCCTTCAGGGCTCGGGAACAATTCTAGGGAGCCTTGACGTGCGGAACGGTTCAACCCTTTCCCTTGGAAATCCCACCGGGACGCTTACCGTGACGAACGCCGTCACGCTGGCCGGCACGACCATGGTTTCGCTGGATCGAAGTGCGACGCCCAACAGCGGCCGGCTTCAGGCGGCGAACATCACGTTTGGTGGAGAAATCATTGTCACCAATGCGGGCGCGGGATTGCTGGCGGGCCAGAGCTTCCAACTGTTCAGTGGTCCCAGCACCGGGACCTTCGCGTCAGTGAGCCTGCCGGCCACCGATCATAACGGAGCCAATTATACTTGGACTGACAAACTGGCAATCGACGGCACAATTCAGGTGTTGACCTCGTCCGTCACCGGGCCGAACCCTGATCCCACTCCGACGAACATCACGGCCACAGTCACCGGCAATTCAGTCACCCTCGCGTGGCCGGAGAGTCACACCGGCTGGTTGCTGCAGGTCCAGACGAATTCCCTCTCAATCGGGATCAGCCCGGATTGGCACACCATTCCGGGATCGGAAAACAGCAATGAGTTGATTCATAACATTGATCGTTCCCAAGGGAGCGTGTTCTTCCGCCTTGTGTATCCTTGA
- the hyi gene encoding hydroxypyruvate isomerase encodes MPKFAANLTMLFTEAPFMERFALARRAGFTYVEYLLPYSYEAKDLKAQLRENGLQQVLFNLPCGDWTAGDRGIAAHPGRKDEFRAGVEKAISYAKALGVARLNCLAGKRTSGFTEEQHWETLASNVQYAAEALRSDGLTLLVEAINHYDIPDFFLHRTEQVLKLIDQVKQPNVLMQYDIYHAQREEGEITATLRRNISRIGHIQVADNPGRNQPGTGEINFPFLFKELETLSYDGYIGLEYVPKGPSGDSFGWMNEAGHKS; translated from the coding sequence ATGCCAAAGTTTGCAGCAAACCTGACCATGCTTTTCACTGAAGCGCCATTCATGGAGCGCTTTGCCCTGGCGCGAAGGGCGGGCTTCACGTATGTCGAATATCTTCTGCCCTATTCCTACGAAGCTAAAGATTTGAAAGCTCAGCTGCGTGAGAACGGCCTGCAACAGGTGCTGTTCAATCTGCCGTGCGGCGATTGGACGGCAGGGGACCGCGGCATTGCCGCTCATCCCGGACGGAAGGACGAGTTTCGCGCCGGAGTAGAAAAGGCCATCAGCTACGCCAAAGCTCTCGGAGTAGCCCGGCTCAATTGTCTTGCCGGCAAGAGAACTTCAGGGTTCACCGAGGAGCAGCATTGGGAAACACTTGCCAGCAATGTTCAGTATGCCGCCGAAGCACTGAGATCGGACGGATTGACGTTGTTGGTTGAGGCCATCAATCACTATGACATTCCGGATTTTTTCCTGCACCGCACAGAGCAAGTGCTGAAGCTGATCGATCAGGTGAAGCAACCCAATGTGCTGATGCAGTATGACATTTATCATGCGCAGCGGGAGGAGGGCGAAATTACCGCAACGCTGCGCCGGAACATCTCGCGGATCGGACACATACAAGTAGCCGACAATCCCGGACGGAATCAGCCTGGCACGGGCGAAATTAATTTTCCCTTTCTGTTCAAGGAACTCGAAACGCTCAGCTACGACGGCTATATCGGGCTTGAGTACGTGCCGAAAGGCCCGAGCGGAGATTCATTCGGCTGGATGAATGAGGCTGGGCATAAGTCGTGA
- the garR gene encoding 2-hydroxy-3-oxopropionate reductase has protein sequence MKIGFIGLGIMGKPMSKNLLKAGYELVVCGHVARGNVEELVAAGAREVATPKEVAQEVDVVLTMLPNSPQVIEVVLGKDGVIEGARPGMILADMSSIAPLASRELADRLAEKQVEMLDAPVSGGEPKAIAGTLSVMAGGKPEVFEKCRPIFNAMAASVVLTGDIGAGNVTKLANQIIVALNIAAMSEALVLATKAGVSPELVFQAVRGGLAGSAVLDAKAPLVMDRNFKPGFKINLHIKDLANALETAHEIGVPLPLTASVMELMQTLKVDEMGDSDHGALIRYYEKMAKVQVAR, from the coding sequence ATGAAAATTGGCTTCATTGGGCTCGGAATCATGGGCAAACCCATGAGCAAAAATCTGCTGAAAGCAGGCTATGAACTCGTGGTTTGCGGACATGTGGCTCGTGGCAACGTGGAGGAACTGGTTGCTGCCGGTGCCCGGGAGGTGGCAACTCCGAAGGAAGTAGCTCAAGAGGTCGACGTTGTGCTCACCATGCTTCCCAACTCACCGCAGGTGATTGAAGTGGTGCTGGGAAAGGACGGCGTGATTGAAGGCGCTCGTCCGGGAATGATTCTAGCCGACATGAGTTCGATTGCTCCACTCGCCAGCCGCGAGCTGGCGGACCGCCTTGCCGAAAAGCAGGTGGAGATGCTTGACGCGCCGGTCAGTGGTGGCGAACCGAAAGCTATCGCGGGAACACTGTCTGTGATGGCTGGCGGCAAGCCGGAGGTTTTTGAGAAATGCCGGCCGATCTTTAATGCCATGGCGGCTTCAGTGGTGTTGACCGGAGATATCGGCGCCGGAAATGTGACAAAGCTGGCCAACCAGATCATTGTCGCTCTGAACATCGCGGCTATGTCAGAAGCGTTGGTGCTCGCCACCAAGGCGGGTGTCTCTCCGGAGCTTGTGTTCCAGGCTGTGCGAGGTGGGCTGGCGGGCAGCGCTGTCCTGGATGCCAAAGCGCCGCTCGTAATGGACCGAAACTTCAAACCCGGTTTCAAAATAAACCTTCACATCAAGGACCTCGCAAACGCCCTGGAAACCGCGCACGAAATCGGGGTCCCGCTTCCTCTGACGGCTTCCGTCATGGAACTGATGCAGACTCTCAAAGTTGACGAGATGGGAGATTCCGATCACGGAGCATTGATCCGCTATTACGAGAAAATGGCGAAGGTTCAAGTTGCGAGATAG
- a CDS encoding MFS transporter: MKKLIKNRWWVVFLLFTGTFINALDRGSISTAAPFIMTDLKIDPAMMGIILSSFFWAYLALNIPAGILADKFGPKATLGWSAFIWSAFSALTGLATQFWHVLLFRIGVGVGEAAINPVNTKVVRATFVSEERGTAVGIYLSGFRLGFAAAPVVMAYLIQIFNWRYAFLITGIGSLGWVALWYLTYSESRKEESASASASKKIPWTKLLRHRNVLGVVMCKFFQDYSFYLFVTWLPAYLVMERGFTLVKSGWYSALPWIAAFMFQPVAGKISDWLIKRGLTVTQSRKGCIVVLQFLAASIVCAGYVDSAILAVWILAACLAFESGASVVLWAVCAEVAPNKASASVGGIMNTAGALGGILAPIITGLLLTWTGSFQYALLVAGCMFVFASLSMWFVVGKVETISLDDDDAPKTSASAPPAAQAT, from the coding sequence TTGAAAAAACTAATCAAGAATCGTTGGTGGGTTGTATTCCTTCTGTTCACCGGGACCTTCATTAACGCTTTGGATCGAGGCAGCATTTCGACGGCGGCTCCGTTCATCATGACGGATCTAAAGATTGATCCAGCCATGATGGGCATCATTCTCTCCTCCTTTTTTTGGGCGTACCTGGCATTGAACATTCCTGCTGGAATCCTGGCGGATAAATTTGGCCCCAAAGCCACTTTGGGCTGGTCCGCTTTTATCTGGTCCGCTTTTTCGGCGTTGACCGGACTCGCTACGCAGTTCTGGCATGTGTTGCTTTTCCGAATCGGGGTCGGCGTGGGCGAAGCGGCAATTAATCCGGTGAACACAAAAGTGGTCCGGGCGACGTTCGTATCTGAAGAACGCGGAACTGCGGTCGGAATTTACCTTTCCGGTTTTCGGTTGGGCTTTGCAGCAGCGCCGGTCGTAATGGCTTACCTGATTCAGATCTTCAACTGGCGTTATGCCTTTCTCATAACGGGAATTGGCAGTCTCGGCTGGGTGGCACTCTGGTATTTGACCTATAGCGAGTCCAGGAAGGAGGAATCCGCGAGTGCCAGCGCGTCGAAGAAGATTCCCTGGACGAAGCTGCTGCGTCATCGAAACGTTCTCGGCGTGGTCATGTGCAAGTTTTTCCAGGATTACTCCTTTTATCTTTTTGTGACATGGCTGCCTGCGTATCTCGTAATGGAACGCGGTTTTACGCTTGTCAAGAGCGGTTGGTATTCGGCGTTGCCTTGGATCGCTGCGTTCATGTTTCAACCGGTGGCGGGAAAAATTTCTGACTGGCTGATCAAGCGCGGCTTGACGGTGACGCAATCACGAAAGGGTTGCATCGTGGTGCTCCAGTTCCTGGCGGCTTCGATCGTTTGCGCCGGTTATGTGGATAGCGCGATTCTGGCGGTCTGGATTCTGGCGGCGTGCCTGGCATTCGAATCCGGCGCGAGCGTCGTTCTCTGGGCCGTTTGCGCGGAAGTGGCGCCAAACAAAGCGTCTGCCTCAGTGGGTGGAATCATGAACACGGCCGGCGCTCTCGGCGGCATCCTGGCTCCAATCATTACCGGATTGCTGCTGACGTGGACAGGAAGCTTTCAGTACGCCCTGTTAGTCGCCGGTTGCATGTTCGTTTTCGCGTCGCTTTCCATGTGGTTCGTAGTCGGAAAAGTGGAGACTATTTCACTCGACGACGACGACGCACCCAAAACTTCGGCGTCCGCGCCTCCCGCGGCACAGGCCACCTGA
- a CDS encoding aldolase/citrate lyase family protein, producing the protein MNNNLKQRLKAGESLVGTMVTAFDNPQIAKIVKLCGFDWFVIDCEHGSFDYSKVANVLALAREIRIPAIVRIPEVRRGVILKYMEMGAAGLLLPNAETVEQAELLVRYAKYAPLGDRGVSLFRPHSGYEKVENAGEYMANTNQETVLMVQIESRKAVQNAGEILAVEGIDAAFVGPSDLSQSLGIPGQLGNPEFINAVDQVIAAAKQQGKYSGLHVMTNTEALDPWIAKGMTLNLWSNEILLLMQAAREGLARFKRTP; encoded by the coding sequence ATGAATAACAACCTGAAGCAACGATTAAAGGCAGGCGAAAGCCTGGTCGGAACGATGGTTACTGCGTTCGACAACCCGCAGATTGCCAAGATCGTCAAGCTCTGCGGCTTCGATTGGTTCGTCATCGATTGCGAGCATGGGTCTTTCGATTACAGCAAGGTTGCGAACGTCCTTGCGCTGGCTCGCGAAATTAGAATTCCCGCGATTGTGCGCATCCCTGAAGTTCGGCGCGGGGTGATCCTTAAGTACATGGAAATGGGTGCTGCAGGATTGCTGCTGCCGAACGCCGAAACAGTGGAGCAGGCTGAATTGCTCGTGAGGTACGCCAAGTATGCTCCACTGGGCGATCGAGGAGTCTCGTTGTTTCGGCCGCACAGCGGTTACGAGAAAGTTGAGAACGCTGGTGAATACATGGCGAATACCAATCAGGAAACGGTGCTGATGGTTCAGATCGAGTCGCGGAAAGCCGTGCAGAACGCCGGTGAGATTCTGGCCGTCGAAGGCATTGACGCGGCTTTTGTTGGTCCGAGTGACTTGTCGCAAAGCCTGGGAATTCCCGGACAGTTGGGAAATCCTGAATTCATCAATGCAGTGGATCAGGTGATCGCAGCTGCGAAACAGCAGGGAAAGTATTCCGGCCTTCACGTCATGACCAACACCGAGGCTTTGGACCCGTGGATCGCCAAAGGCATGACCCTGAATCTTTGGTCCAACGAGATTCTTCTCCTTATGCAGGCCGCTCGCGAAGGGTTGGCAAGGTTCAAACGAACGCCATGA
- a CDS encoding glycerate kinase has product MSLKVLIAPDKFKGTLTARAAAEVMAAGWLSAFPDASVRMLPMSDGGDGFGELLGSLLKATVQTIKTVDAASRPCVAQWWWEPKTKTAVIESAEVVGMAGLPAGRFHPFELDTFGLGAVVKAATEMGAKKAIIGIGGSATNDGGFGLARSVGWKFIDSNNQPLEQWIRLEALAGIKPPHRICWPKDLSIAVDVQNPLLGRKGATRVYGPQKGLRAEDIDHSERCLTRLAQVVKKDCGLGLARVAGSGAAGGLGFGLAAFLGAKLEPGFELFAKRAGLEERLSWADIVVTGEGSIDDSTLMGKGVGQIAARCRELQVPCIGLAGSVTFSRRSHAFAKTYALTDLTTDVRAKARAAFWLERAAKRAGQEWLRDAEWLTRPATPRDSAGAF; this is encoded by the coding sequence ATGTCGCTGAAGGTTCTGATAGCTCCCGACAAGTTTAAGGGGACACTGACCGCCAGAGCCGCTGCTGAAGTTATGGCTGCCGGTTGGCTGTCGGCATTTCCCGATGCTTCTGTCCGGATGCTTCCGATGAGCGACGGCGGAGATGGCTTTGGTGAACTTCTCGGTTCATTGCTGAAAGCCACGGTTCAAACCATAAAGACCGTTGATGCCGCTTCGCGTCCCTGCGTGGCGCAATGGTGGTGGGAGCCAAAGACCAAAACGGCGGTAATTGAATCCGCTGAAGTGGTCGGAATGGCAGGATTGCCGGCTGGGCGCTTTCATCCGTTCGAGCTCGATACCTTCGGTTTGGGCGCTGTTGTCAAAGCTGCAACAGAGATGGGTGCTAAAAAAGCAATCATCGGCATCGGTGGAAGTGCGACGAACGACGGTGGATTCGGCCTCGCTAGGAGCGTGGGATGGAAGTTCATCGATTCGAACAATCAACCACTCGAACAGTGGATAAGGTTGGAAGCGCTCGCCGGGATTAAACCGCCGCATCGGATCTGCTGGCCGAAGGACCTTTCGATTGCCGTCGATGTTCAAAACCCGCTGCTCGGAAGGAAGGGCGCGACTCGTGTTTATGGACCTCAGAAAGGTTTGCGTGCCGAAGATATTGATCACTCTGAGAGATGCCTGACGCGGCTGGCTCAGGTGGTGAAAAAGGATTGCGGATTGGGGCTCGCACGCGTGGCCGGTTCAGGTGCGGCTGGCGGTCTTGGATTCGGATTAGCCGCTTTTCTAGGCGCGAAGCTCGAGCCGGGGTTTGAACTCTTTGCCAAGCGTGCGGGGTTAGAGGAGCGCCTGAGTTGGGCCGACATAGTGGTGACCGGCGAAGGATCGATCGATGATTCCACCCTCATGGGAAAGGGCGTCGGCCAGATTGCGGCGCGTTGCCGCGAACTGCAGGTTCCCTGCATCGGACTCGCAGGAAGTGTCACCTTCAGCCGCCGTTCCCATGCGTTCGCGAAAACTTATGCCCTCACCGACTTGACCACGGATGTCCGGGCTAAAGCCAGAGCAGCGTTCTGGCTTGAGCGCGCAGCAAAACGGGCTGGCCAGGAATGGCTTCGGGATGCGGAATGGTTGACGCGTCCTGCGACACCCCGGGATTCCGCTGGAGCTTTTTGA
- a CDS encoding glucuronate isomerase: MNKPRMIDETMAPSLFDHHLSRRTALSVAALAAVGFNLPGGIRVAPAADRSDAGTISNVLKRDQIGATVARLLAKQPATDLHTHCYSPRFAYSSKPGGLLLFGIDELLTYHYLVAEVFRVVPPSQLSYEQFWSMTKPEQANHIWKNLFVERTPLSEACRGVLTTLSRLGLDPNEKDLNRFRKWFAAQKPDAYIDKVMQLANVDQITMTNPVFDDVERAMWERDPDVGGDSRFKPVLRCDQLLTDWPWVAQKLVSWGYRVRVDLGGQTVDEVKRWLGSWLDRMKSAYLAMSLPPDWAYPNANNPAADRLTRDCLLPALRERGLSWALMIGVNRGVNPALRDGGDGGGRGDVQSVANVCRDFPENKFLVTMLSQENQHELCVAARKFGNLMIFGCWWFLNNPSQIEAITRMRIEMLGTTFVAQHSDARILDQLVYKWEHNRRIIGKVLTEEYLKLLETGLSLHEHSIRQDVARLLRENYRNFAGA, from the coding sequence ATGAACAAACCTCGAATGATAGATGAGACTATGGCGCCCTCCTTGTTCGATCATCATTTGTCCCGCCGCACTGCGCTGAGTGTCGCCGCACTGGCAGCTGTGGGTTTCAACTTGCCCGGCGGAATCCGCGTTGCCCCCGCCGCGGACCGTTCAGACGCTGGGACGATATCGAACGTACTGAAGCGGGATCAGATCGGAGCCACGGTCGCCCGGCTTTTGGCGAAGCAACCCGCCACGGATCTGCACACGCACTGTTACAGTCCTCGATTCGCTTACAGCTCCAAACCGGGAGGACTGCTGCTTTTCGGAATCGATGAATTGCTGACTTATCACTATCTCGTCGCTGAGGTTTTCCGCGTCGTGCCGCCGTCACAACTGAGCTACGAGCAGTTCTGGTCAATGACCAAGCCGGAACAGGCCAATCATATCTGGAAGAATCTTTTCGTAGAGCGCACTCCGCTGAGCGAAGCCTGTCGCGGGGTCCTCACGACCTTGTCCCGGCTGGGCCTGGATCCGAACGAAAAGGATCTGAATCGGTTTCGCAAATGGTTCGCAGCTCAAAAGCCGGATGCTTACATCGACAAAGTCATGCAGCTGGCAAATGTCGATCAGATCACGATGACGAATCCGGTGTTTGATGACGTGGAACGCGCGATGTGGGAGCGGGATCCGGACGTGGGCGGCGATTCGCGCTTCAAGCCGGTTTTGCGTTGTGATCAATTGCTAACCGACTGGCCATGGGTGGCACAAAAGCTGGTCTCCTGGGGTTACCGGGTGCGCGTGGATCTCGGTGGTCAGACCGTTGACGAAGTCAAGCGATGGCTCGGGTCCTGGCTTGATCGAATGAAGTCGGCCTATTTGGCCATGAGTCTTCCGCCCGATTGGGCGTATCCAAACGCGAACAACCCGGCTGCAGATCGCCTTACACGTGACTGCCTTTTGCCGGCGCTGCGCGAACGAGGGCTGTCATGGGCTTTGATGATTGGTGTGAACCGCGGAGTGAATCCAGCGCTTAGGGACGGTGGCGATGGCGGTGGACGGGGCGACGTCCAGAGCGTCGCAAATGTCTGTCGTGATTTCCCCGAGAACAAGTTTCTCGTCACCATGCTCTCACAGGAGAATCAACATGAACTTTGTGTGGCGGCTCGGAAGTTTGGAAACCTGATGATTTTTGGCTGCTGGTGGTTTCTCAACAACCCCAGCCAGATTGAAGCCATCACGCGGATGCGCATTGAAATGCTGGGCACCACGTTTGTGGCTCAGCATTCGGACGCCCGCATTCTTGATCAGCTGGTTTACAAGTGGGAACACAATCGCCGGATCATTGGCAAGGTGCTGACGGAGGAATATCTCAAGTTGTTGGAAACGGGTTTGAGTCTTCATGAGCATTCCATTCGGCAGGACGTTGCGCGGCTTCTACGGGAGAACTACCGCAATTTTGCTGGCGCCTGA
- a CDS encoding aldolase/citrate lyase family protein, producing the protein MGQTKQKLALGKAALGGWIMIGHPSVAEIMAGEGFDWIAVDLEHTSTSLHDLQAIAMALKGSECDLLVRLHSCDAVQAKLVLDIGADGIIVPAVNTPAQAAQAAAIARFPPEGIRGTSLCRATDFGRNFKDYFEQHNRKVIVVVMLENHVGVAQADAILSTPGVDAAFIGPYDLSASMGLAGQLEHPDVLAAQQKVLAACVRHGVAPGIHVVSTNPDDLKQCVDEGFRFVACSLDTLFIQQGCRKMLGGASVSAIHPASNGQGNRSFSSSAVPCLKLLS; encoded by the coding sequence ATGGGACAAACAAAACAAAAGTTAGCACTCGGGAAGGCGGCGTTGGGAGGCTGGATCATGATCGGGCATCCATCGGTGGCAGAGATCATGGCGGGGGAAGGTTTTGACTGGATCGCGGTCGACCTGGAACACACCAGCACAAGTCTGCACGATCTCCAGGCGATTGCGATGGCCCTGAAAGGCAGTGAGTGCGATCTGCTGGTGCGGCTGCATTCGTGTGACGCGGTTCAAGCCAAGCTGGTGCTCGATATTGGGGCTGATGGAATCATTGTGCCGGCGGTGAACACACCGGCGCAGGCAGCACAGGCGGCAGCCATTGCGCGATTTCCGCCGGAGGGCATTCGAGGGACGTCGTTGTGCCGAGCCACGGATTTTGGACGCAACTTCAAAGACTATTTTGAGCAACACAACCGAAAAGTGATCGTGGTGGTGATGCTGGAGAATCATGTGGGAGTAGCGCAGGCTGATGCGATTCTGTCCACGCCAGGAGTGGATGCGGCCTTTATCGGGCCGTACGATTTGTCGGCCTCGATGGGTTTGGCCGGCCAGTTGGAGCATCCGGATGTCCTGGCGGCGCAACAGAAGGTATTGGCTGCGTGTGTTCGGCATGGCGTCGCGCCGGGAATCCATGTGGTCTCAACCAATCCTGACGACCTGAAACAGTGCGTTGACGAGGGATTCCGGTTTGTCGCGTGCAGTCTCGATACACTTTTCATCCAACAGGGTTGCCGCAAGATGCTGGGAGGGGCTTCGGTCAGCGCAATTCACCCTGCGTCCAACGGTCAGGGTAATCGTTCTTTTTCATCCTCTGCAGTTCCATGCTTGAAACTCTTGTCGTAA
- a CDS encoding NAD(P)-dependent oxidoreductase → MLETLVVTENEYRKGEETFRRCSSFRTVRSPDDEASLASVVQNENARAVIVGVGRYTGPLYSALQIGGQKQGSLIIRFGVGHDGVNKALARQAGIAVCNTPGTLDISVAEHVLWLMGCLARRIPQAEAALRAGNFQCAAGSELSGKRLGIVGFGRIGRRVARIAHYGFGMKVWAANSTGVARLEQVEKCSLAEIRQRYGLERYVERIEELMAECDYVTIHLPSNVSTRQFINAPTLALMKPAACLINTARGGVLDEAALYDALAEGRIGGAALDVFECEPYQPSPGKDLRQLDNVVLTPHIGSNTQEANQRMAAACLTNAQHFFAGQLDQLTRVDLPELPP, encoded by the coding sequence ATGCTTGAAACTCTTGTCGTAACGGAGAATGAATACCGAAAGGGAGAGGAAACTTTCCGGCGATGCAGTTCCTTCAGAACGGTCCGGTCTCCCGACGACGAAGCGAGTCTCGCGTCAGTTGTTCAAAACGAAAATGCACGGGCCGTGATTGTAGGCGTGGGGCGCTACACTGGACCGTTGTATTCTGCGCTACAAATCGGCGGACAAAAGCAAGGCTCGCTGATCATAAGGTTTGGAGTTGGTCATGATGGCGTGAACAAAGCCCTTGCACGACAAGCCGGGATCGCCGTTTGCAACACGCCGGGAACGTTAGACATAAGTGTGGCGGAGCACGTCTTGTGGCTCATGGGATGTCTTGCCCGGAGGATTCCCCAGGCCGAAGCAGCGTTGCGCGCTGGGAATTTTCAGTGTGCCGCCGGCAGTGAGTTGAGCGGCAAACGGCTTGGCATTGTGGGTTTTGGACGGATTGGCCGCCGCGTTGCCCGCATAGCGCACTATGGCTTTGGAATGAAAGTTTGGGCGGCAAACTCGACGGGCGTTGCCCGGTTGGAGCAGGTCGAGAAATGCAGCCTGGCGGAAATTCGCCAGAGGTACGGCCTCGAGCGGTATGTAGAGCGGATTGAGGAACTCATGGCTGAATGCGATTACGTGACGATTCATCTCCCGTCCAATGTCTCGACGCGGCAGTTCATCAATGCGCCGACACTGGCCTTGATGAAGCCAGCGGCATGTCTGATCAACACCGCGCGGGGCGGGGTGCTGGACGAAGCCGCGCTTTACGACGCGCTCGCCGAAGGCCGCATTGGGGGCGCTGCTCTTGATGTGTTTGAGTGTGAGCCCTATCAGCCGTCACCGGGGAAGGATCTGCGTCAGCTGGACAACGTTGTCCTCACGCCGCATATCGGTTCCAACACACAGGAGGCAAATCAGCGCATGGCCGCTGCCTGCCTGACGAATGCGCAACATTTTTTCGCGGGCCAGTTGGATCAGTTGACGCGTGTAGATCTGCCTGAGTTACCGCCGTGA